The following proteins are encoded in a genomic region of Clostridium kluyveri:
- a CDS encoding AAA domain-containing protein has product MLSEKEKNKASNLFRFLKQYNNIKNPTITDIDSQHWCRWLEDIPIHENIKNNIHKDNDSDAILTVGKPEFTECPKPPLELKEWLENGWSKFDKEVNIKKSISKIEKDSGTGEEKLVKINFDDDKKRISALENWKDKRTIWSKKEIAAHDVDDIFNMLYTLYSTLKKESEAMELIFGDGILGCKYEKKIYHPILLQKVNLIFDANIPEFKIEVFDRSPELYKSVFTLVPDSNTELLLEIYKEFETEEFSPFDIDESDSFLNRVAHALSPNGEFLDNDGEFKFQEYPQIFRKPVLFVRKLNMGFESAIDAILEDLEEVDSIPEFLKDIIGVDEDNSTKLNNSNSTSTENSSTLLASNGLDENIILTKPANIEQLAVAKYLETRGAVLVQGPPGTGKTHTIANMIGHLLSQGKSILVTSYSEKALAVLKEKVTDNLQALCLSLLSTTESRIEMENTLDIINENRSRLEPDSLNQKITSLERDRKDKIKKLSKLKLELKNARLNEYRYIVIGGEEFKPKDCGKFINEHKENASWIPLPVEKGMNLSLTEQEVQELYLSNEAISKDEENEFDSNLPDVSELITPIEFNNLINKKNSFEEKVLDHGAEFWESNRQISEQTLKSIIDKVKNAVKNINLNKLWTLEVIQDSKEDMLKKNWINLMNEIGRVYNLSLDCSEDILNYNPEFKDLDNNMDVKVQMDVIIRKLESGGKITRLNLLLNKQMKSFINSCRVNGHVPVKSNEYKALNKFYNLKLEREKLKNRWNRQMVPLGADTTEAMGENFEATCVKYIPIIKENINWYNDTWNQMENDIKKAGLDLDKISTRVDLSSDKYSNLKYIKTDLSQKIIEAMQSQINRIQYEEIKQNKEKIESVINKYSANKNSKIISRLQNALTNEDVNLYKECYEAIVYIKGIGKNIIRRRELISRLEKTAPIWADEIRLRNNEFGRGNVFLNINDAWKYAQFKQEIDDRNSVNIEEIQNDILDMEKALRENTAELAFNKAWLYKLKAFEDNKSQVRAIEGWRQLIRKIGKGKGKRAEKLKSEARKLMPECQGAVPVWIMPLNKVVENFEPKKNKFDVVIIDEASQADVMAIVALYLGKQVIIVGDNEQVSPLAIGEKSDDVENLAREYLINIPHPSLYSGKFSIYDLAQTSGYQPVRLKEHFRCVPEIIQYSNLLSYNGQIKPLRETSQIKIKPPIVTYRVRDAVTVNKTNEKEIDIVVSLILACCEQKEYMGKNFGVITLKGDKQAALIDRKLQSKMAAKEYNERNILCGNPANFQGDERDIIFLTMVDANDGEGALRLQSFGSDDLYKKRYNVAVSRAKDQLWLVHSLDSENDLKKGDIRKGLLEYCNNYKSRQVEFGKNVVKAESEFEKRVMKYLIDRGYHITPQWEVGAFRIDMVVSHKDNRVALECDGERWHGEDKLEEDMNRQSILERLGWRFIRIRGSEFFSDELGSMERIIQKLNELEIYPEEGTDDSNGYNTLKNTVISRAQEIKASWYVEGDEN; this is encoded by the coding sequence ATGCTTAGTGAGAAAGAAAAGAATAAAGCTAGCAACCTATTTAGGTTTTTAAAGCAATATAATAATATAAAAAATCCTACTATAACAGATATTGATTCACAACATTGGTGTAGGTGGCTTGAGGATATTCCTATACATGAAAATATAAAAAATAATATACATAAAGATAATGATTCTGACGCAATATTAACTGTGGGCAAACCTGAATTTACTGAATGTCCTAAACCTCCTTTAGAATTAAAAGAATGGCTTGAAAATGGATGGAGCAAATTTGATAAAGAAGTAAATATAAAAAAGTCAATAAGTAAAATAGAAAAAGACTCAGGAACAGGAGAAGAAAAACTAGTCAAAATTAATTTTGATGATGATAAAAAAAGAATATCAGCGTTAGAAAACTGGAAGGACAAAAGAACTATTTGGTCAAAAAAAGAAATAGCTGCACATGATGTTGATGATATATTTAATATGTTATATACATTATATTCAACATTAAAAAAAGAATCTGAGGCTATGGAATTGATTTTTGGTGATGGAATTTTAGGATGTAAGTATGAAAAGAAAATATATCATCCTATTCTTTTGCAAAAAGTCAATTTAATATTTGATGCTAACATTCCAGAATTTAAAATTGAAGTGTTTGATAGAAGTCCTGAATTATATAAAAGCGTATTTACATTAGTACCAGATTCTAATACTGAATTATTACTAGAAATTTATAAAGAATTTGAAACAGAAGAATTTTCACCTTTTGATATTGATGAAAGTGATTCATTTCTTAATAGAGTTGCTCATGCTTTATCTCCTAATGGTGAATTTTTAGATAATGATGGAGAATTTAAATTTCAAGAATATCCACAGATATTTAGAAAACCAGTTTTATTTGTTAGAAAATTAAATATGGGTTTCGAGTCAGCTATTGATGCTATCTTAGAAGACTTAGAGGAAGTAGATTCTATTCCAGAATTTTTGAAAGATATAATTGGAGTAGATGAAGATAATAGCACTAAGTTAAATAATAGCAATAGTACAAGTACTGAAAATAGTAGCACATTATTAGCTTCAAATGGCTTAGATGAAAATATTATTCTTACAAAGCCTGCAAATATTGAACAATTAGCAGTAGCAAAATATTTAGAAACGCGTGGAGCTGTCTTGGTTCAGGGGCCTCCAGGAACAGGAAAGACTCATACAATTGCCAACATGATAGGACATTTATTGTCTCAAGGAAAAAGTATATTAGTTACAAGTTATAGTGAAAAGGCTTTAGCTGTTTTAAAAGAAAAGGTTACTGACAATTTACAGGCATTATGCTTAAGTTTGCTTTCTACAACTGAAAGCAGAATTGAAATGGAGAATACTTTAGATATTATTAATGAAAATAGATCTAGATTAGAACCGGATAGTTTAAATCAAAAAATAACTTCATTAGAAAGAGATAGAAAAGATAAAATCAAAAAACTAAGCAAATTGAAACTTGAACTGAAAAATGCAAGATTAAATGAATACAGATATATAGTAATAGGAGGAGAAGAGTTTAAACCTAAAGATTGTGGAAAATTTATTAATGAACATAAAGAAAATGCAAGCTGGATTCCATTACCTGTTGAAAAAGGTATGAATTTATCCTTAACTGAGCAAGAAGTACAAGAATTATATTTAAGCAATGAAGCAATTTCTAAGGATGAAGAAAATGAATTTGATAGTAATCTGCCAGATGTTTCTGAATTAATAACGCCTATAGAATTTAATAATTTAATTAATAAAAAAAATTCTTTCGAAGAAAAAGTATTGGATCATGGAGCTGAATTTTGGGAAAGTAACCGCCAAATAAGTGAACAAACACTAAAATCAATAATTGATAAAGTTAAAAATGCTGTTAAAAATATTAATTTAAATAAATTATGGACTTTAGAAGTAATACAAGATTCGAAAGAAGATATGCTAAAGAAAAACTGGATTAATTTAATGAATGAAATTGGGAGAGTATATAATCTCTCATTAGATTGTTCTGAAGATATTTTAAATTATAATCCTGAATTTAAAGATTTAGATAATAACATGGATGTTAAAGTGCAGATGGATGTAATAATCAGAAAGCTTGAAAGTGGTGGAAAAATAACTAGATTAAATCTTCTTTTAAATAAACAAATGAAATCATTTATAAATTCATGCAGAGTAAATGGGCATGTTCCTGTAAAATCCAATGAATATAAAGCTTTAAATAAATTTTATAATTTAAAATTGGAAAGAGAAAAATTAAAGAATAGATGGAATAGGCAAATGGTTCCACTAGGAGCTGATACTACTGAAGCTATGGGAGAAAATTTTGAAGCCACATGTGTTAAGTATATACCTATAATTAAAGAGAATATTAATTGGTACAATGATACTTGGAACCAAATGGAAAATGATATTAAAAAAGCTGGGTTAGATTTAGATAAAATTAGTACTAGAGTTGATTTATCTAGCGATAAATATAGCAATTTAAAATACATTAAGACAGATTTAAGTCAGAAAATTATAGAAGCTATGCAATCACAGATCAATAGAATTCAGTATGAAGAGATAAAACAAAATAAAGAAAAAATCGAAAGTGTAATTAACAAGTATTCAGCTAATAAAAATAGTAAAATAATAAGTCGGCTTCAAAATGCATTGACGAATGAAGATGTAAATTTATATAAGGAATGCTATGAAGCTATAGTATACATAAAGGGGATAGGAAAGAATATTATTAGAAGAAGAGAATTAATAAGCAGATTAGAAAAGACAGCACCAATATGGGCTGATGAAATAAGATTAAGAAATAATGAATTTGGAAGAGGAAATGTTTTCTTAAATATAAATGATGCTTGGAAATATGCTCAATTTAAACAGGAAATAGATGATAGAAATTCTGTTAATATTGAAGAGATTCAAAACGATATATTAGATATGGAAAAGGCATTAAGAGAAAATACGGCAGAACTTGCATTTAACAAAGCATGGTTATATAAATTAAAAGCTTTTGAAGATAATAAATCTCAGGTTAGAGCTATAGAAGGGTGGAGACAGCTTATCAGAAAGATAGGTAAAGGAAAAGGAAAAAGAGCAGAAAAGTTAAAATCTGAGGCTCGTAAATTAATGCCAGAATGTCAAGGGGCAGTTCCTGTTTGGATAATGCCTCTAAATAAAGTAGTAGAGAACTTTGAACCTAAAAAAAATAAGTTTGATGTAGTAATTATTGATGAAGCAAGTCAGGCAGATGTTATGGCAATAGTTGCATTATATTTAGGAAAACAAGTAATAATTGTTGGTGATAATGAGCAGGTTAGTCCATTAGCTATAGGTGAAAAATCTGATGATGTTGAAAACTTAGCTAGAGAGTATTTAATCAATATACCGCATCCGTCTTTATATAGTGGTAAATTTTCAATATATGATTTAGCACAAACATCAGGTTATCAGCCAGTAAGGCTTAAAGAACATTTTAGATGTGTTCCTGAAATAATCCAGTATTCAAATCTGCTTTCATATAATGGGCAGATTAAACCATTACGTGAGACTAGTCAAATTAAAATAAAACCACCTATAGTAACTTATAGGGTTCGAGATGCAGTAACTGTAAATAAAACAAATGAAAAGGAAATAGATATAGTAGTATCTTTAATATTAGCATGTTGTGAACAAAAAGAATATATGGGTAAGAATTTTGGTGTAATAACATTAAAAGGAGATAAGCAAGCTGCATTAATAGATAGAAAATTACAAAGTAAAATGGCTGCTAAAGAATATAATGAGAGAAATATATTATGTGGTAATCCTGCTAATTTTCAAGGTGATGAAAGAGATATTATATTCTTAACTATGGTAGATGCTAATGATGGGGAAGGAGCACTTAGATTACAATCATTTGGAAGTGATGATTTATATAAGAAGAGATATAATGTTGCGGTAAGTCGTGCAAAAGATCAGTTATGGCTTGTTCATTCATTAGATTCTGAAAATGATTTAAAAAAAGGTGATATAAGAAAGGGGTTATTAGAGTATTGTAATAATTATAAATCAAGACAAGTAGAATTTGGAAAGAACGTAGTTAAAGCTGAATCAGAATTTGAAAAGCGAGTAATGAAATATTTAATAGATAGAGGATACCATATAACACCACAATGGGAAGTAGGTGCATTTAGAATAGATATGGTAGTAAGTCATAAGGATAATAGAGTAGCTCTTGAGTGCGATGGAGAAAGATGGCATGGAGAAGATAAGCTGGAAGAAGATATGAATAGACAATCTATTTTAGAACGTTTGGGTTGGAGGTTTATAAGAATTAGAGGAAGTGAATTTTTTAGTGATGAGTTGGGTTCTATGGAAAGAATTATTCAAAAATTAAATGAACTTGAAATATATCCAGAGGAAGGTACTGATGATTCAAATGGTTATAATACTTTAAAAAATACTGTTATATCAAGAGCACAAGAAATTAAAGCAAGTTGGTATGTTGAAGGTGATGAAAATTAG
- a CDS encoding nitroreductase family protein, producing MIEEIKIRRSIRKYLNRPVEDEKIIQLVESARLAPSGSNTQPWHFIIVKSELIKQKLAKVSHNQQWMISAPVFIVCVADIRCRIAKNVDILIKEDSPQEELKQIIRDTSISISYMLLEANSLGLGTCWVGWFIQEEIRPILNIPSDKYVVGIITLGYANEAPETRPRKKLEEIVHYESW from the coding sequence ATGATTGAAGAGATTAAAATACGTAGAAGTATAAGAAAATATCTCAATAGACCAGTTGAAGATGAGAAAATAATTCAACTAGTTGAGAGTGCAAGACTTGCCCCATCCGGCAGCAACACCCAGCCTTGGCATTTCATTATAGTAAAGTCTGAGTTAATTAAACAAAAATTGGCTAAAGTATCTCATAATCAGCAGTGGATGATTTCTGCTCCGGTATTTATTGTATGTGTTGCAGATATACGTTGTAGAATAGCAAAAAATGTGGATATATTAATAAAAGAAGATAGTCCACAAGAAGAACTAAAACAAATAATTAGAGATACATCGATTTCCATAAGTTATATGCTACTTGAAGCTAATAGTTTAGGATTAGGTACATGCTGGGTTGGATGGTTCATACAAGAAGAAATCAGGCCAATTTTAAATATACCTTCTGATAAGTATGTAGTTGGTATCATCACCCTTGGTTATGCTAATGAAGCACCAGAAACTCGTCCAAGAAAAAAGCTTGAGGAAATAGTACATTATGAAAGTTGGTAA
- a CDS encoding GNAT family N-acetyltransferase, with protein sequence MYLDTLSSSERAIKLYEKNGFVKTVRYNDNMVADVFMKTTIG encoded by the coding sequence ATGTACCTAGATACATTAAGCAGCAGTGAAAGAGCAATTAAGCTTTATGAGAAAAATGGATTTGTGAAAACAGTAAGGTATAATGATAATATGGTTGCTGATGTTTTTATGAAAACAACTATTGGGTAG
- the hisC gene encoding histidinol-phosphate transaminase: MSKYWSKIAKNIEPYVPGEQPKNKKYIKLNTNENPYPPSPKVIKAIEQAANNNLQLYPDPNCDELRNTLANYYKLSSDQVFIGNGSDEVLAFSFMAFFNQEVPILFPDITYSFYEVYAKLFNLKYELIPLDDNFDIPIDSFCIRNGGIVIPNPNAPTTKYMAIEYLKKIVEYNMESVVIIDEAYIDFGGESLARFVNDYPNLLVVQTLSKSRALAGLRVGFAFGHIELIEGLNRIKNSINSYTVNRLSMAGAKAAFEDEHYFKNISSKIINTRKKVIPYFKDLGFKVLESKANFLFVTHNRIHAKIIFNELKNSGILVRYFDKPRIHNFLRISIGTDEEMDILINKLRNIV, encoded by the coding sequence ATGAGTAAATATTGGAGCAAAATTGCAAAAAACATTGAACCCTATGTTCCGGGAGAACAACCTAAAAATAAAAAATACATTAAACTAAATACCAATGAAAATCCATATCCGCCTTCTCCTAAAGTTATTAAAGCTATAGAACAAGCAGCTAATAATAATCTTCAATTATATCCTGACCCCAATTGTGATGAGCTGAGAAATACTTTGGCAAATTATTATAAATTATCCTCAGATCAAGTCTTTATAGGTAACGGCTCTGATGAAGTATTAGCATTTTCTTTTATGGCTTTCTTTAATCAAGAAGTACCTATACTTTTTCCAGATATAACATATAGTTTTTATGAAGTTTATGCTAAATTGTTTAATCTAAAATATGAATTAATTCCGTTGGATGATAATTTTGATATCCCTATAGATTCTTTTTGTATTAGAAATGGTGGAATTGTAATTCCAAATCCTAATGCACCAACTACTAAATATATGGCTATTGAATATTTAAAAAAAATTGTAGAATATAATATGGAAAGTGTTGTTATAATTGACGAGGCATATATAGATTTTGGTGGAGAATCTCTAGCTAGATTTGTAAATGATTATCCAAATTTATTAGTTGTACAGACACTTTCTAAATCAAGAGCATTAGCAGGATTGCGGGTTGGATTTGCTTTTGGTCACATAGAATTAATAGAAGGCTTAAACAGAATTAAAAATTCTATAAACTCATATACAGTTAACCGTCTTTCCATGGCAGGAGCAAAAGCAGCTTTTGAAGATGAACATTATTTTAAAAATATCAGTTCCAAAATTATAAATACGAGAAAAAAAGTAATACCTTATTTTAAAGATCTAGGATTTAAGGTGTTAGAATCTAAAGCTAACTTTTTATTTGTCACTCACAATAGAATCCATGCTAAAATAATATTCAACGAATTGAAAAATAGTGGAATTCTTGTTAGATATTTTGACAAACCAAGAATTCACAACTTTCTAAGGATAAGCATAGGAACTGACGAAGAAATGGACATACTTATAAACAAATTAAGAAATATCGTTTGA
- a CDS encoding transglutaminase-like domain-containing protein has translation MNFILEYEDLSNYLLADKYVDFDKKVIQNRAKELFSDNLDEIPKIKIAFEYVRDEISHSWDIQSEIVTRTASEVLKYKEGICYAKSMLLAALLRCQSIPIGFCYQRLTLGDTPETGYGIHALNAVFLSSINKWIRIDARGNTNGKNAQFLIDGEQLAFPIRAKYDEVDYPTIFAKPVKITTQTLENNTNCIEMVKYKLPDVL, from the coding sequence ATGAATTTTATATTAGAATATGAAGATTTATCAAATTATTTATTAGCTGACAAATATGTTGATTTTGATAAAAAAGTTATACAAAATAGAGCTAAAGAATTGTTTAGTGATAATTTGGATGAAATTCCAAAAATAAAAATTGCTTTTGAATATGTTCGGGATGAAATTTCACATTCTTGGGATATTCAAAGTGAGATAGTAACAAGAACTGCATCAGAAGTGCTGAAGTATAAGGAAGGAATTTGTTATGCAAAGTCAATGTTGTTGGCCGCACTATTAAGGTGTCAAAGCATTCCAATTGGTTTTTGCTATCAAAGATTAACTTTAGGTGATACTCCAGAGACAGGATATGGTATACATGCTTTAAATGCAGTTTTTCTTTCAAGTATAAACAAGTGGATTAGAATAGATGCTCGTGGTAATACAAATGGTAAGAATGCTCAATTTTTAATAGACGGAGAACAGCTGGCATTTCCAATTCGCGCAAAATATGATGAAGTTGATTATCCAACTATATTTGCTAAGCCTGTTAAAATTACTACACAAACATTAGAAAATAATACTAATTGTATTGAAATGGTTAAATATAAATTACCTGATGTATTGTGA
- a CDS encoding FMN-binding protein, with the protein MDKNWTMSAYYKKIVKTFHIILAASVFGSLLSIFIIFIVKQNCHMITENIFAVDLSILKIFTWGVNYAFFALMLTSFIFGLFTEWKFVKHRWIIFKWMIVLSMFAVTCFGLGPAINGMTSIADAGLNSSTMSREYLNFQQRAVVFNAVEIVAILLIFVISVFKPWGIRNVKRQIKQKTVIMILLPLIAIGVGFATINAIKLNTIRNIPIKNVDLTRINDGIYIGESKAGNYAYKVKVKVENHKIINIEGIDNRKSPYVTYAEGVFTKIIKQQKVDVDAVTGATTTSKAFMKAVENALNK; encoded by the coding sequence GTGGATAAAAACTGGACTATGAGTGCTTATTATAAAAAAATAGTAAAGACTTTTCATATTATACTTGCAGCCAGTGTATTTGGTAGCTTATTATCAATTTTCATTATTTTCATAGTTAAACAAAATTGTCATATGATAACCGAAAACATTTTTGCAGTGGATTTAAGCATTCTTAAAATATTTACGTGGGGAGTGAATTATGCTTTCTTTGCTCTAATGTTAACTTCATTTATCTTTGGGTTGTTCACAGAATGGAAATTTGTTAAACATCGATGGATAATATTCAAGTGGATGATTGTATTAAGTATGTTTGCTGTAACTTGTTTTGGTTTGGGACCAGCTATAAATGGTATGACATCTATAGCGGATGCAGGATTAAATAGTTCAACAATGAGTAGAGAATATTTAAATTTTCAACAGAGAGCCGTAGTATTTAATGCAGTTGAGATAGTAGCTATTTTACTTATTTTTGTGATTTCTGTTTTTAAACCATGGGGAATAAGGAATGTAAAGCGACAGATTAAACAAAAAACAGTAATTATGATATTATTACCTCTCATAGCTATAGGTGTTGGATTTGCAACCATTAATGCTATAAAGTTAAACACAATAAGAAATATACCTATAAAAAATGTCGATCTTACAAGGATTAATGATGGAATATATATAGGAGAATCGAAGGCTGGAAATTATGCATATAAGGTGAAGGTAAAAGTTGAAAACCATAAAATTATTAATATTGAAGGGATAGATAATCGGAAAAGTCCCTATGTGACTTATGCAGAAGGAGTTTTTACTAAAATTATAAAACAACAGAAAGTAGATGTAGATGCAGTAACTGGTGCTACAACAACCAGTAAGGCATTTATGAAGGCGGTAGAGAATGCACTTAATAAATGA
- a CDS encoding nitroreductase family protein → MDTIKAIEKRRSIRKFENKIVPKEIIEKLLVLAAKAPSGKNRQPWRFIVLENRKKDELVSIMENMLSLHKKQNKPTGSFELSINSIDEASAVVLVFNAFSNFEEDYNHYRLLTDIQSIGAAVQTILLAAQDFGLGTLWICDIFYCDKEICSWLNRRDELIAAVAIGYPNQSPYPRPRKLLQEVTEWIY, encoded by the coding sequence ATGGATACAATAAAGGCAATAGAAAAACGGAGAAGTATAAGAAAATTTGAAAATAAAATAGTACCAAAAGAAATCATAGAAAAATTATTAGTATTAGCAGCTAAGGCACCTTCAGGTAAAAATCGTCAACCATGGAGATTTATCGTTCTTGAAAATAGGAAGAAAGATGAGTTAGTAAGTATTATGGAGAATATGTTAAGTCTACATAAGAAACAGAACAAACCTACTGGAAGTTTTGAATTAAGCATCAATTCAATTGATGAAGCATCGGCAGTAGTTTTAGTCTTTAATGCATTTTCTAATTTTGAAGAAGACTATAATCACTATAGATTACTTACTGATATTCAATCAATAGGTGCAGCTGTGCAGACAATTCTTTTAGCAGCACAGGATTTTGGATTAGGTACTCTTTGGATTTGTGATATTTTTTATTGTGATAAAGAAATATGTTCATGGTTAAATCGTAGAGATGAACTTATAGCTGCTGTAGCCATAGGCTATCCAAATCAATCTCCTTATCCACGTCCACGAAAGTTACTACAAGAAGTTACAGAGTGGATATATTAG